One Pseudomonas sp. MM213 genomic window, TGTCACCGACATGATCCGTTTCTACCTCGACGAAGAGCCGATCCTGAAGAACGTTCCGACGTTCCAGTGTCGTAATCCCTCCGAACTGTCCCACGTGCTGGCCAATCTTCCAGAACTGGTGGTCAAGGAAACCCAGGGCTCCGGCGGCTACGGAATGTTGGTGGGACCGGCGGCGACGGCGGCGGAAATCGAATCCTTCCGCGAGCGAATCAAGGCCAAGCCCCACGCGTATATCGCGCAACCGACGTTGTCCCTGTCGACCTGCCCGACCTTTGTCGAAAACGGCATCGCCCCACGCCACATCGACCTGCGTCCGTTTGTATTGTCTGGCCGCGAAACCCGGGTTGTGCCCGGCGGTTTGACCCGTGTCGCCCTGCGTGAAGGCTCCCTGGTGGTGAATTCCTCCCAGGGCGGCGGAACCAAGGACACCTGGGTGGTCGAGGATTGAAGGAAGCCTGCCATGTTAAGTAGAACTGCCTCGGATTTGTATTGGATGTCGCGTTACCTGGAGCGGGCGGAAAACCTCGCACGGATGCTCGACATCAGTTATTCGCTGTCGCTGATGCCGCAGGATGGCCGCGGTGACGGTCTGCACGAACTCGCCATGCCACTGCTGATCACTGGCACCCTGGACGATTACCTCGAACGCCACGGCGAGTTGCATGCCGAACGGCTGCTGCACTTTTTGCCCTGGACGCAGCCAACCCGGCGAGCATCTACAGCTGCCTCGGTTCGGCGCGGGCCAGTGCGCATGCCGTGCGGGGGCGAATTACCGCGGACATGTGGGAAAACATCAACGCCACCTGGCTGGAAATTCGCGGCATCGCCGATCAAGGCTTGAGTCGCTACGGCATGAGTCGTTTCTGCGAGTGGATCAAGGAACGTTCTCACCTGTTTCGCGGCGCGTCCTACGGCACGATCATGCGTAACGATGCGTTCCGGTTTATTCGTCTGGGCACTTTCATCGAAAGGGCGGACAACACCTTGCGCCTGCTCGATGCTCGCTACGAAATGGCGGGCGATCAGGCCGAAGCGGTCAGCGACGGTACGGCTCACGCCTATTACCAGTGGAGTGCCTTGTTGCGGGCGTTGTCGTCGTTCGAGGCCTACACCGAAATCTACCGCGACGCGCCCGGTGCCCGGCATGTGGCCGAGCTGCTGTTGCTGCGCGCCGATGTCCCGCGATCCCTGCGCGCGTGCACCGAAGAAATCGACCAGATCCTCGCTCAACTGCCGGGGGCCAATGGTCGTCCTGCGCAACGTCTGGCCGCCGAGATGGACGCACGCCTGCGCTACACCGGCATCAACGAAATTCTCGACGAAGGCCTGCACGCCTGGCTGACCGAGTTCATCCCGCTGGTGCGCCAGTTGGGTAACGCCATACACAGTTCCTACCTGGAGGCTGCATGAGACTTTCCATTAGCCACGAGACCACCTATCACTATGAAGATCAGGTGCGGGCGAGCATCCAGTACCTGCGACTGACCCCTCACGACAGCGAGCGCCAGCACGTGCTCAGCTGGCAGCTCGACCTGCCGCGCCCGGTGCGTGCGCAACTCGATCCGTTCGGCAACATCCTGCACGTGCTGACCATGGATGAGCCGCATGAAGCGATCATCATCGGCGCCCGTGGCCAGGTCGACATCGACGAACTGCGTGAAGCCGAGCACGAGAGCCAGTCGGCGCTGCCGTTCCTGCGCTTCACGCGCCTGACCGAGGCCGACGAAGCCTTGCGTGAGTTCGCCGAGAAGGCGTGCAAAAAGCGCCGGGACCGCGCGGCATTGATCGACTTGATGCATGGCCTGAATTCGCACATGACCTACACGCCGGGCTCCACCGAAGTGGACACCAGCGCCGCGCAAGCCTTCGCCGGGCGTTCGGGTGTCTGTCAGGACCACACCCACGCGTTTCTCGCCTGCGCCCGCAGCCTGGGCATTCCGTCGCGTTATGTGTCGGGCTATTTGTACAGCGAGAACAGCGAGCATCTGGCCAGCCACGCGTGGGCGGAAGCCTGGCTGGATGACGCGTGGTACAGCTTTGACGTGACCAATGAACTGGCGCGACCGGAGCGGCATTTGAAACTGGCGGTGGGCCTGGATTACCTGGATGCCTGCCCGGTACGCGGGATGCGTCGGGGCGGCGGGTGCGAGCAGATGCACGCAAAGGTGTTTGTGTCGCCGACACCGATGCCGATGCCGGTGATTTCAGTCCAGCAGCAATAGGTCTGTTCGCCGCAAAAACCTGTGGGAGCGAGCCTGCTCGCGATAGCGGTCTGTCTGTCACATTCATGTTGAATGTGCCACCGTCATCGCGAGCAGGCTCGCTCCCACATGGAAATAGTGTCAGGGCTTGGTTTTGCGCCCGGCCATATGCTTCAAATACCCCACCAACATCTCCAGATCCCCATCCGGTAAAACCGCCGCCGAAAACCCCGGCATCTTCGCCTGCGGCCACTGCCGCAAACTCTGCGGATCACGGATGTAGCGCTTCAAAAAGTCCGCCCCGAAATACTCGGTCGGGTTAAACGGAATGTTCAGATCCGGCCCGAATTGCGCATCCCCGGCACCGTTCAATCGATGACACGCCAGACAGTTCTTCTGGAACAGCGCAAACCCCACATTCACCGGGTCGCCCGCCTTCAGCGCCGGATCCGGCAGCAGGGCAGGGAAGCGCTCGGCCACCGGCGCCATGCGTTTGATGTCAGCCACTTGAAAGGGCCATTGCTCGGGACTGACATTGCCCGCCTGCGGATCCGTCCACACCAGATAAAACGGCCCGGCACTCGGCTTGTCTGCCGACAGCGCCGGCCACGGTTTGGCCGGGTCTTCAATCGCCAGCCACGCTCGCGCACCTTGGCTGTTGAGCAACGGCGCGGCAGCCAGTTCGGCAGCAAAACCATCCAGTGCCACAGCTTGCAGGTGATCGTCAGGCTTGATGCCGCTCAACAACGCCGCCAGGGGCACGGCGCGATAGCTCATGTCCCGTTTGTAGGAAACGTCGTTGGTAATGGTGATGGTCTGAACCAGAGGATGCTTGAGCAACTCCTCGGTCTGCCAGGTGCGGCTGTGTGCGCCCAGCTCCAGGTTCAGCTGTGCGGCATAAAGGGGCGAGCCGAACAGCAAGGCCCCGAGCAGAATGAGCGTTTTCAACAGATCGCCGTCCATGTCGTGGAAGTGCCGCAAAGGTTGGCACACCCACGCCGGCCCGGGTAGCGAGCCAGTCACATTTTTAAGAGGCGATGGAAACTGTGCGCCGATTTTTTAATAAAGACTCAGCCGATCACCTTCGTCAGGTTCGGCAAAATCAACAGCAACGTAGTAGCGAAAAGAATGAGCCCGGCTTGACGTACTTTCGAATGTTTGAACATGGCTTGACCGCCTTTTTTGTTATTTCCTGATGCCTGCCTGCATATCTCCATGACGGCAGAGCGTTGCACTTCCTGTAAGGCGAGCGCCTCGGCAAAACCCGACGACAACTTCGCATATGTTCACCTTAGGGCCCGCGTCACTCGTGACTTAGATCCCTTTCGTATGGAGCGCGCACTTATTGCTTTAAAAAAGGCATGAGGCCTATTGCCAGCTTCTTTGCCGCCCTTTTGCTAGACATCTCGGTGTCCTGAAACGATCAATCCGGTAGCACACTACCGTCCGTCTGAGCGTGTCCGTCAACGTCAGTGAGCATTGCGGTCATTGAATCGGCGGTGGCTCGGCATAAGGTGAGGGCTCAGTATTTTCACCGCCAGGTTCGAGGACGTCATGACCCAAGCTTTGATTTTCGACGCGTTACGCACGCCCCGTGGCAAGGGCAAGTCCGATGGTGCATTGCACAGTGTCAAACCGGTGAACCTGGTGGCGGGGTTGCTCAAGGCGCTGCAACAGCGCACGGCGCTGGACACCAGTCAGGTCGACGACGTGGTGTTGGGCTGTGTGACGCCGGTTGGCGATCAAGGTGC contains:
- a CDS encoding transglutaminase family protein, which encodes MRLSISHETTYHYEDQVRASIQYLRLTPHDSERQHVLSWQLDLPRPVRAQLDPFGNILHVLTMDEPHEAIIIGARGQVDIDELREAEHESQSALPFLRFTRLTEADEALREFAEKACKKRRDRAALIDLMHGLNSHMTYTPGSTEVDTSAAQAFAGRSGVCQDHTHAFLACARSLGIPSRYVSGYLYSENSEHLASHAWAEAWLDDAWYSFDVTNELARPERHLKLAVGLDYLDACPVRGMRRGGGCEQMHAKVFVSPTPMPMPVISVQQQ
- a CDS encoding c-type cytochrome, producing MDGDLLKTLILLGALLFGSPLYAAQLNLELGAHSRTWQTEELLKHPLVQTITITNDVSYKRDMSYRAVPLAALLSGIKPDDHLQAVALDGFAAELAAAPLLNSQGARAWLAIEDPAKPWPALSADKPSAGPFYLVWTDPQAGNVSPEQWPFQVADIKRMAPVAERFPALLPDPALKAGDPVNVGFALFQKNCLACHRLNGAGDAQFGPDLNIPFNPTEYFGADFLKRYIRDPQSLRQWPQAKMPGFSAAVLPDGDLEMLVGYLKHMAGRKTKP